In Candidatus Methylomirabilota bacterium, one DNA window encodes the following:
- the folP gene encoding dihydropteroate synthase, translating to MSTSGVAWLAGVPVGGEHPVVIMGVLNVSPESFYGGSIRRGRDELVRAAGDMVRAGAALIDVGARSTAPYLPDTLGEAEERERLARAIEAVAPAVPVPVSADTARAGPAAAALDAGARVINDVSGLRDPRMGALLRARGAAVILMASPERPGRGPSSSIDTPGPGVDPVARVARLLEQALARARATGIPEDDVVLDPGIGFFRGEAVSWHEWDVHVLAGLSGLSALGRPLGLAVSRKSFLGAITGREEPARRLAGSLAATAVAVLEGAALIRTHDVAETVDAVRVAERVRRARLAATS from the coding sequence GTGAGCACTTCGGGCGTGGCCTGGCTGGCTGGTGTGCCCGTCGGTGGCGAGCATCCCGTGGTCATCATGGGCGTGCTCAACGTCAGCCCGGAATCCTTTTACGGGGGGTCGATCCGGCGCGGCCGGGACGAGCTCGTCCGTGCCGCCGGCGACATGGTGCGGGCGGGGGCCGCGCTGATCGACGTGGGCGCCCGCTCGACGGCCCCCTATCTCCCCGACACGCTCGGCGAAGCCGAGGAGCGCGAGCGGCTGGCTCGCGCCATCGAGGCCGTCGCGCCCGCGGTACCCGTCCCGGTGTCCGCGGACACCGCTCGAGCCGGGCCGGCGGCCGCGGCGCTAGACGCGGGCGCCCGGGTCATCAACGACGTGAGCGGCCTGCGCGACCCCCGAATGGGGGCGCTCCTCCGCGCGCGCGGCGCCGCGGTCATCCTGATGGCGTCCCCCGAGCGCCCCGGGCGCGGGCCTTCCTCTTCCATCGACACGCCAGGGCCCGGCGTTGATCCCGTGGCCCGGGTCGCGCGACTGCTCGAGCAAGCGCTGGCCCGGGCCCGCGCCACGGGCATCCCGGAAGACGACGTCGTGCTCGATCCCGGCATCGGGTTCTTCCGCGGGGAAGCGGTGTCCTGGCACGAGTGGGACGTTCACGTCCTGGCCGGCCTGTCCGGGCTGAGCGCCCTCGGGCGTCCCCTGGGTCTCGCCGTGTCCCGTAAGTCATTTCTGGGCGCTATCACGGGGCGGGAGGAGCCGGCCCGCCGGCTGGCCGGCTCGCTGGCGGCGACCGCCGTGGCGGTGCTGGAGGGGGCGGCCCTCATCAGGACCCACGACGTCGCCGAGACCGTGGACGCCGTCAGGGTGGCCGAACGGGTGCGCCGGGCGCGGCTCGCCGCAACATCCTGA
- the glmM gene encoding phosphoglucosamine mutase, with protein MSRLFGTDGIRGVANEPPLTPELAYRVGRQLVATLLVERQVSHVRLVIGRDTRRSGPLLEAALAAGVLSAGGDCFAVGVMPTPAIALLTRGLDADGGIVLSASHNPFQDNGIKLFSSEGTKFPDAWEEAIETGLDGPDRAPRASGGEIGRHVTYGRAEAYYVDFLCRAFPLDLGGMTVALDCAHGATYRVAPRIFRRLGAKVVAIGARPDGTNINARSGALHPETLQRKVRAVGASVGFAFDGDGDRLMSVDDRGEIRDGDFVLAIAGRHLAARGRLKGNVVVTTVMANLGLDEALRAAGIAVVKTQVGDRYVAEEMQRRGANLGGEQSGHLLFLDYAPVGDGILSALALLTVMRETGLSLASLSECLRKYPQVLVNVPVRAKPPMETVAGLEDRLRAFEAEMNGDGRILIRYSGTEALARVMIEGADGDRIRAMADELAGLIRAHIGVA; from the coding sequence ATGAGCCGTCTCTTCGGGACCGACGGGATCCGAGGTGTCGCCAACGAGCCGCCCCTGACCCCCGAGCTGGCCTATCGCGTGGGCCGCCAGCTGGTGGCGACGCTGCTGGTCGAGCGACAAGTGAGCCACGTGCGTCTGGTCATCGGCCGCGACACGCGCCGGTCCGGGCCGCTGCTGGAGGCGGCGCTGGCCGCCGGAGTGCTCAGTGCCGGGGGCGACTGCTTCGCCGTGGGCGTCATGCCGACGCCCGCCATCGCGCTGCTCACCCGGGGCCTGGACGCGGACGGTGGAATCGTGCTCTCGGCCTCCCACAACCCGTTCCAGGACAACGGGATCAAGCTGTTCTCCTCGGAGGGCACCAAGTTCCCCGACGCCTGGGAGGAGGCGATCGAGACCGGGCTCGACGGGCCGGACCGGGCGCCACGCGCCAGCGGTGGGGAAATCGGGCGCCACGTCACCTACGGCCGTGCCGAGGCGTACTACGTGGATTTTCTCTGCCGGGCCTTCCCCCTGGACCTGGGGGGGATGACCGTCGCCCTGGACTGCGCCCACGGCGCCACGTACCGCGTGGCGCCGCGCATCTTCCGTCGTCTGGGCGCCAAGGTGGTCGCCATCGGCGCTCGGCCAGACGGCACGAACATCAACGCCAGATCGGGAGCCCTGCACCCGGAAACGCTCCAGCGCAAGGTGCGCGCAGTGGGGGCGAGCGTCGGGTTCGCGTTCGACGGCGACGGCGACCGCCTGATGTCCGTCGACGATCGCGGCGAGATTCGTGACGGCGATTTCGTCCTCGCCATCGCCGGCCGGCACCTCGCCGCGCGTGGACGCCTGAAGGGCAACGTGGTCGTCACCACGGTCATGGCCAACCTCGGTCTCGACGAGGCGCTACGCGCGGCGGGCATCGCGGTCGTGAAGACTCAGGTCGGCGACCGCTACGTGGCCGAGGAGATGCAGCGCCGGGGCGCCAACCTGGGCGGCGAGCAGTCGGGACACCTGCTCTTTCTCGACTACGCTCCGGTCGGTGACGGTATCCTCTCCGCCCTGGCGCTGTTGACCGTCATGCGCGAGACCGGGCTGTCCCTGGCGTCGTTGTCCGAGTGCCTGCGCAAGTATCCCCAGGTTCTCGTCAACGTGCCCGTGCGAGCCAAGCCCCCGATGGAAACCGTGGCCGGGCTGGAGGACCGGTTGCGCGCGTTCGAGGCGGAGATGAACGGCGACGGCCGTATCCTCATCCGCTACTCCGGCACCGAGGCGCTGGCCCGCGTGATGATCGAAGGTGCGGACGGCGATCGCATCCGGGCCATGGCCGACGAGCTCGCCGGCCTGATCCGCGCGCACATCGGCGTCGCGTGA
- the acpS gene encoding holo-ACP synthase: MSVKGIGVDLVHTPRLRAVIERWQERFLTRVFTDDEIAYCRARRDPVPHFAARFAAKEAGLKALGTGLRLGIRWRELEVRRERGQAPVLVLSGRSREIGRARGGDRMLLALTHDGDYAMAQAVLLSEGASTAPSESSPRTGGAGGAGARAAPGPDAR; encoded by the coding sequence GTGAGCGTCAAGGGCATCGGCGTCGATCTGGTGCACACGCCGCGGTTGCGCGCCGTGATCGAGCGGTGGCAGGAGCGCTTCCTGACTCGGGTCTTCACCGACGACGAGATCGCCTACTGCCGGGCGCGCCGGGATCCCGTGCCCCACTTCGCCGCGCGCTTCGCCGCCAAAGAGGCAGGACTCAAGGCGCTGGGCACGGGATTGCGCCTGGGCATCCGCTGGCGTGAGCTGGAGGTCCGGCGGGAACGTGGGCAGGCCCCGGTGCTCGTGCTGTCGGGACGCTCACGCGAGATCGGCCGGGCTCGTGGCGGTGACCGCATGCTCCTGGCCCTCACGCACGACGGCGACTACGCCATGGCCCAGGCGGTACTCCTCTCGGAGGGGGCCTCGACGGCCCCCTCCGAATCCTCCCCCAGGACCGGAGGCGCCGGTGGAGCCGGCGCTCGAGCGGCGCCTGGTCCCGACGCGAGGTAG
- a CDS encoding NAD(P)H-hydrate dehydratase, translating to MLPVFTAEEMRRLDRRAIAELGIPSAVLMENAGRGAGRAILAVAPALGVGRRARVAVVCGKGGNAGDGFVVARWLKARGLRPEVWLAFPPDEIAGDAALKLTALRRSGGRPALVTDVARLVDALRGVDLVVDALLGTGARGAPEAPIAAIIGAMNAAGRPIVALDVPSGLPADGGPPAGPAVRATLTVTFAGLKQGLVTGPGVDFAGRVEVVDIGVPAAEVGRGVSTFLLEASDVARQLPPRSRSAHKGTLGHVLIVAGSLGKTGAAALAAGGALRSGAGLVTVATAASQQPVVAGLVLEAMTAALPETAAHSVALKAVDAIAELAAGRDAVAIGPGLGLDADTQALARELVRTLTIPVVVDADALTALAGHLDALDTAPAARCLTPHPGEMARLLGATVTEVERDRVGVARRLASEHRAWVVLKGAGSLVAAPSGEVYINPTGNPGMASGGTGDVLTGMAGALLARGLPPVAALQTAVYVHGRAGDLAAARLGQEALIAGDLVTALPEALVELQSRHAG from the coding sequence GTGCTGCCGGTGTTTACGGCGGAGGAGATGCGGCGGCTGGACCGGCGCGCCATCGCCGAGCTGGGCATCCCCAGCGCGGTCCTGATGGAGAACGCCGGCCGCGGGGCAGGGCGGGCGATCCTCGCCGTCGCGCCGGCGCTCGGTGTCGGCCGCCGGGCGCGTGTCGCCGTCGTCTGCGGCAAGGGAGGTAACGCCGGCGACGGCTTCGTCGTCGCCCGCTGGCTCAAGGCTCGGGGCCTGAGGCCTGAGGTCTGGCTCGCCTTCCCTCCCGACGAGATCGCCGGCGATGCCGCGCTGAAGCTGACTGCGCTCCGCCGCAGCGGCGGGCGGCCCGCCCTGGTGACGGACGTGGCCCGCCTCGTCGACGCCTTGCGTGGCGTCGATCTCGTCGTCGATGCGTTGCTCGGCACCGGGGCGCGGGGGGCGCCCGAGGCGCCGATCGCGGCCATCATCGGGGCGATGAACGCCGCCGGTCGTCCGATCGTCGCCCTCGACGTGCCCTCCGGTCTGCCGGCCGACGGCGGGCCGCCGGCGGGGCCCGCGGTCCGGGCTACGCTCACCGTCACCTTCGCCGGGCTCAAGCAGGGACTGGTGACCGGGCCGGGCGTGGACTTCGCAGGCCGGGTTGAGGTCGTCGACATCGGCGTTCCGGCGGCCGAGGTGGGCCGAGGCGTCTCGACCTTCCTGCTCGAGGCCAGCGACGTGGCGCGACAGCTGCCGCCGCGTTCCCGCTCGGCTCACAAGGGCACGCTGGGCCATGTCCTCATCGTCGCCGGCTCGCTCGGCAAGACGGGAGCGGCGGCGCTGGCCGCTGGCGGGGCGCTCCGCAGCGGCGCCGGGCTGGTCACCGTCGCCACCGCGGCGAGCCAGCAGCCGGTGGTCGCGGGGCTGGTGCTGGAGGCGATGACCGCGGCGCTGCCCGAGACGGCGGCACACTCGGTAGCGCTCAAAGCCGTCGATGCCATCGCCGAGCTGGCGGCCGGACGCGATGCGGTGGCGATCGGCCCTGGCCTCGGTCTCGATGCCGACACCCAGGCCCTGGCCCGCGAGCTCGTGCGGACGCTGACGATCCCGGTCGTGGTCGACGCCGATGCCCTCACCGCGCTCGCCGGTCACCTGGACGCCCTCGACACTGCCCCGGCCGCGCGTTGTCTCACTCCGCACCCGGGGGAGATGGCCCGCCTGCTGGGCGCGACGGTGACGGAGGTGGAACGTGACCGTGTCGGCGTCGCCCGGCGCCTGGCGAGCGAGCATCGCGCCTGGGTCGTCCTCAAAGGCGCGGGCAGTCTGGTCGCGGCGCCGTCCGGCGAGGTCTACATCAATCCCACCGGAAACCCCGGCATGGCGAGCGGCGGCACCGGCGACGTGCTGACGGGAATGGCCGGCGCCCTCCTGGCCCGCGGCCTGCCCCCGGTGGCGGCGCTGCAGACGGCCGTGTACGTGCACGGGCGCGCTGGCGACCTGGCCGCAGCCCGGCTGGGCCAGGAGGCCCTCATCGCCGGCGATCTCGTCACGGCGCTGCCCGAAGCGCTCGTCGAACTGCAGTCCCGGCATGCCGGTTGA
- the tsaE gene encoding tRNA (adenosine(37)-N6)-threonylcarbamoyltransferase complex ATPase subunit type 1 TsaE: MPVERILTESPGETEAVGERLGQSLQPGDVVALTGELGAGKTCFVQGLARGLGVRTQATSPTFVLINEYRGRVPVHHVDAFRTVSLSELMDLGLPELFGEEGVTVIEWADRLAPLLPARTIHVEIAGVGDEPRQITVRRPSVSNARH, translated from the coding sequence ATGCCGGTTGAGCGCATCCTCACCGAGAGCCCGGGAGAGACAGAAGCGGTGGGGGAACGCCTCGGACAGTCGCTTCAGCCTGGCGACGTCGTCGCGCTGACCGGTGAGCTGGGAGCCGGCAAGACCTGTTTCGTCCAGGGCCTGGCGCGCGGACTCGGCGTGCGCACCCAGGCCACGAGCCCGACCTTCGTGCTCATCAACGAGTACCGTGGTCGCGTGCCCGTCCATCACGTCGACGCGTTTCGAACGGTGAGCCTCAGCGAGCTGATGGATCTGGGATTGCCCGAGCTCTTCGGCGAGGAGGGGGTGACGGTCATCGAGTGGGCCGACCGGCTCGCCCCGCTGCTGCCCGCCCGCACGATTCACGTGGAGATCGCCGGCGTGGGCGACGAGCCGCGACAGATCACCGTGCGCCGGCCCTCCGTATCGAACGCGCGACATTGA
- the radC gene encoding DNA repair protein RadC, whose product MALERWPTGERPRERLRCQGLTALADAELLALQLGSGAPGQSAVDVARELLATYGSLAEIGAREVSELARQRGVGPAKAARLAAAFEMTRRLRARPPGVRVVLAAPAAVFAAFAPLMEDLKREVFRVALLDAKNGLLRDCVISEGTVSASYVHPREVFKPAILESAASVILLHNHPSGDPTPSREDVRLTRQLVECARLLDLRLHDHVIVGRGRFVSFAEQGMI is encoded by the coding sequence ATGGCGCTCGAGCGGTGGCCGACGGGGGAGCGGCCGCGCGAGCGGTTACGCTGCCAGGGGTTGACGGCGCTGGCCGACGCCGAGCTGCTGGCGCTGCAGCTGGGGTCGGGAGCCCCGGGGCAGAGCGCCGTCGATGTCGCCCGGGAGCTGCTGGCGACGTATGGATCCCTCGCCGAGATCGGCGCCCGCGAGGTCAGCGAGCTGGCCCGCCAGCGCGGCGTGGGGCCCGCCAAGGCCGCGCGGCTCGCCGCCGCCTTCGAGATGACGCGGCGGCTGCGGGCGCGTCCCCCCGGCGTTCGGGTCGTCCTGGCCGCCCCCGCCGCGGTGTTCGCCGCGTTCGCCCCGCTCATGGAGGATCTCAAGCGCGAGGTGTTCCGGGTAGCCCTGCTCGACGCCAAGAACGGCCTGCTGCGGGACTGCGTGATATCCGAGGGCACGGTCTCGGCGAGCTATGTGCATCCGCGCGAGGTGTTCAAGCCGGCGATCCTGGAATCGGCGGCCTCGGTGATCCTCCTGCACAATCACCCCAGCGGCGATCCCACGCCGAGCCGCGAGGATGTCCGGCTCACCCGGCAACTCGTGGAGTGCGCCCGGCTGCTCGATCTCCGGCTGCACGACCACGTCATCGTCGGCCGGGGGCGGTTCGTGAGCTTCGCCGAGCAGGGTATGATTTGA
- a CDS encoding VOC family protein, whose protein sequence is MAIKVERVGHVVLKVSDLERAVAFYRDVLGLREVARGTFGAPMVFFSTTGDNHHDLALLEVGPTAPRPGAQAVGLYHVALKIGDSLDALRAARAHLEAHGITRLALVDHRVSQSIYLNDPDGNGLELYVDADPAVWRTNPAAVATVGPLQL, encoded by the coding sequence ATGGCGATCAAGGTGGAGCGGGTAGGGCACGTGGTGCTGAAGGTCAGCGACTTGGAGCGGGCGGTGGCGTTCTATCGGGATGTGCTGGGGCTCCGGGAAGTCGCCAGGGGCACGTTCGGGGCGCCCATGGTCTTCTTCTCCACCACGGGCGACAACCACCACGATCTCGCGCTGCTCGAGGTGGGCCCGACGGCGCCGCGTCCCGGCGCGCAGGCCGTGGGGCTCTACCACGTCGCCCTGAAGATCGGCGACAGCCTGGACGCGCTCCGGGCCGCCCGGGCCCATCTCGAGGCCCACGGGATCACCAGGTTGGCTCTGGTGGATCACCGCGTCAGCCAGTCGATCTATCTCAACGATCCCGACGGCAACGGCCTCGAGCTCTACGTCGACGCCGACCCCGCGGTGTGGCGGACGAACCCGGCCGCCGTGGCCACCGTCGGGCCGCTGCAGCTCTGA
- a CDS encoding beta-ketoacyl-[acyl-carrier-protein] synthase family protein, whose protein sequence is MAAVSSRQRPTAEPVVVVAAGVVTPIGTDLDAFWSGLVTGSDGISVIERFPVADLRVARGGEIKKLPLPGGGPDGACRATLLLEAAARDLLARVSLLAPPERRAVVLGTALGGVEELDRAIAGDAGLRRAAGGLYDAPTLALARRLGARGPALTVSTACASGATALGLGADLLRDDRADLVVAGGYDVLCRFVMRGFDALRSLTRERVRPFDRRRSGLLLGEAAALVLLAREADAPAPRLGRLLGHASTSDGAHIAAPDPSGRGLEAAIRSAMKQAAVTAGDIDFVSAHGTATPLNDPIETAVLKRVLGARARAIPVNSIKGGLGHTMGAAATLEAVMCLLASRHAVIPPTLGFEEPDPECDLDYVPRQPRPARPVVSLSTSAGFGGCNAALVLEGAAP, encoded by the coding sequence GTGGCTGCTGTGAGCAGCCGCCAGCGCCCGACGGCTGAGCCCGTCGTCGTGGTGGCGGCCGGCGTGGTGACGCCGATCGGCACCGATCTCGACGCGTTCTGGTCCGGTCTCGTGACCGGCAGCGACGGCATCTCGGTGATCGAGCGCTTCCCGGTCGCCGATCTGCGCGTGGCCCGGGGTGGGGAGATCAAGAAGCTGCCCCTGCCGGGCGGGGGACCGGACGGAGCATGTCGGGCGACGCTCCTGCTGGAGGCGGCGGCCCGCGATCTGCTGGCTCGCGTCAGCTTGCTGGCGCCGCCGGAGCGGCGGGCCGTGGTGCTGGGCACTGCGCTGGGCGGTGTGGAGGAGCTGGATCGGGCCATCGCGGGCGACGCCGGCCTCCGCCGGGCAGCGGGCGGCCTCTACGATGCCCCGACCCTGGCCCTGGCGCGCCGCCTCGGCGCGCGCGGCCCCGCGCTCACCGTCTCGACGGCGTGCGCGTCGGGGGCGACCGCCCTGGGCCTGGGCGCCGACCTCTTGCGCGACGATCGCGCCGATCTCGTGGTGGCCGGAGGGTACGACGTGCTCTGCCGCTTCGTCATGCGGGGCTTCGATGCGCTGCGCTCGCTGACCCGGGAGCGGGTGCGTCCGTTCGACCGGCGGCGGAGCGGGCTTCTGCTCGGCGAGGCGGCCGCCCTCGTGCTGCTGGCCCGGGAGGCCGACGCGCCCGCCCCGCGGCTGGGGCGTCTGCTCGGCCACGCCAGCACCAGCGACGGCGCCCACATCGCGGCGCCGGATCCGAGCGGCCGCGGACTCGAAGCCGCCATCAGGAGCGCCATGAAGCAGGCGGCCGTGACGGCGGGCGACATCGACTTCGTGAGCGCCCACGGCACGGCGACACCGCTGAACGACCCCATCGAGACGGCCGTGCTCAAGCGGGTGCTGGGCGCGCGCGCCCGGGCCATTCCCGTCAACTCCATCAAAGGAGGGCTCGGCCATACCATGGGCGCCGCCGCCACCCTGGAGGCCGTCATGTGTCTGCTGGCGTCGCGACACGCGGTGATTCCGCCCACGCTCGGCTTCGAGGAGCCCGACCCCGAGTGCGACCTCGACTACGTGCCTCGCCAGCCACGGCCCGCGCGGCCGGTGGTGAGCCTCAGCACCTCCGCGGGCTTCGGCGGGTGTAACGCGGCGCTCGTCCTGGAGGGCGCGGCGCCGTGA
- a CDS encoding beta-ketoacyl synthase N-terminal-like domain-containing protein, which translates to MKLAAVGVLTGWGAGLAAFPADAREAAGDRPVVPLADPLLAGERFRRATRECLLGVAAVMELLKRAGMAGQAIRGCDSALVYVTAGGYGASNRAFIEAGSRPGRGALHFPYTAPSAVPAEVAIEFGLTGPYVILVGGATATLDALWQAERLLAEGACRRALVVAVETFAECADLYRRARWLVSRPLVEAAVAALFLPGEPASTVQPAVEPAALERLARKRAGETLACAPLIQLALAQELGEDAGDLTGIWRGRRAALVARRGAGPGRRRPDQIVCAAVAPAAR; encoded by the coding sequence GTGAAGCTCGCCGCGGTGGGCGTGCTGACGGGCTGGGGCGCCGGGCTCGCGGCCTTCCCCGCCGATGCCCGGGAGGCGGCCGGCGATCGGCCGGTCGTGCCGCTGGCCGACCCGCTGCTGGCCGGAGAGCGTTTTCGCCGCGCCACCCGCGAGTGCCTGCTGGGCGTCGCGGCGGTCATGGAGCTGTTGAAGCGCGCCGGCATGGCCGGCCAGGCCATCCGGGGCTGCGACAGCGCCCTCGTCTACGTGACCGCCGGCGGCTATGGCGCCTCGAACCGCGCCTTCATCGAGGCCGGCTCGCGACCTGGCCGGGGAGCGCTCCACTTCCCGTACACGGCGCCGAGCGCCGTGCCGGCAGAGGTGGCCATCGAGTTCGGGCTGACCGGCCCCTACGTCATCCTGGTCGGCGGCGCCACGGCCACGCTGGATGCGCTCTGGCAGGCCGAGCGCCTGCTCGCCGAGGGCGCGTGTCGCCGGGCGCTCGTCGTGGCCGTCGAGACGTTCGCCGAATGCGCCGACCTCTACCGTCGCGCCCGCTGGCTCGTGAGCCGGCCCCTCGTGGAGGCTGCCGTCGCGGCGTTGTTCCTGCCCGGCGAGCCGGCCTCGACGGTCCAGCCAGCCGTCGAACCGGCGGCGCTGGAGCGACTGGCCCGGAAGCGGGCCGGCGAGACCCTGGCCTGCGCCCCGCTGATCCAGTTGGCGCTGGCGCAGGAGTTAGGCGAAGATGCCGGTGACCTCACCGGCATCTGGCGCGGGCGGCGCGCCGCGCTCGTCGCCCGCCGGGGAGCCGGCCCGGGCCGCCGCCGTCCGGACCAGATCGTCTGCGCTGCCGTTGCTCCGGCGGCGCGCTAG
- a CDS encoding acyl carrier protein, whose protein sequence is MEPRDVLEDLRGIFVSRLKFEPRRVADIGPETALPKGIEGSIGLDSLDFIELGLAIEDRFGVVVDESQDDLAEHFATFGTLCRFIVERAKPA, encoded by the coding sequence ATGGAACCGCGGGACGTGCTGGAAGACCTCAGGGGCATATTCGTGAGCCGGCTCAAGTTCGAGCCGCGCCGGGTGGCCGACATCGGACCCGAGACCGCGTTGCCCAAGGGCATAGAGGGTTCGATCGGCCTCGACTCGCTGGACTTCATCGAGCTGGGGTTGGCCATCGAGGATCGCTTCGGCGTCGTGGTCGACGAGTCCCAGGACGACCTCGCCGAGCACTTCGCGACGTTCGGGACCCTGTGTCGCTTCATCGTGGAGCGGGCCAAGCCGGCATGA
- a CDS encoding beta-ketoacyl-[acyl-carrier-protein] synthase family protein encodes MKRVVVTGVGAVSPFGPGVKGYWDGVRSGVCAIRPVTLIDVDGLRCRIAAEVPEPVLASARRSRADRLALQAAREAAEDAGLGGDERGQAGLVVGAVGGGMLEVEPWYWRVGEADGRGLPRAALRAILPSSHADVIGHALGLGGPRETLVTACSSGAASIAVAAELILDGVTPVALAGGADALTRICYLGFNALKLLDPEPCRPFDRERRGMSIGEGAAFLVLEDAEHARARGARAYAELAGCGMTSDAFHVTSPDPGGDGMVRAMRAALAAAGLPPAAVGYCNAHGTGTLQNDRIEARALRQVFGDGGLLVSSTKSMIGHTMAAAGSLEALATILALGHETVPPTASLRTPDADVPFDCVAGQAREAPLEYAISNSFGFGGQNVTLLFRRA; translated from the coding sequence ATGAAACGCGTCGTCGTCACCGGCGTCGGCGCCGTCAGCCCGTTCGGTCCGGGCGTCAAGGGTTACTGGGACGGGGTTCGCAGCGGCGTCTGCGCCATCCGGCCGGTCACGCTGATCGACGTCGACGGGCTCCGCTGCCGGATCGCCGCCGAGGTCCCGGAGCCGGTCCTGGCCTCGGCGCGACGGTCACGCGCCGATCGCCTGGCGCTGCAGGCGGCGCGCGAGGCCGCCGAGGATGCGGGTCTGGGCGGCGACGAGCGCGGGCAGGCCGGGCTCGTCGTCGGCGCGGTCGGCGGCGGCATGCTCGAGGTCGAGCCGTGGTACTGGCGAGTGGGCGAGGCCGACGGACGTGGCCTGCCCCGCGCGGCGCTCCGGGCGATCCTACCCTCGTCGCACGCCGACGTGATCGGTCATGCCCTCGGGCTGGGCGGCCCCCGTGAGACGCTGGTGACCGCCTGCAGCTCCGGCGCGGCCTCCATCGCGGTGGCCGCGGAGCTGATCCTGGACGGCGTCACGCCGGTGGCGCTGGCCGGGGGGGCGGACGCCCTGACCCGTATCTGCTATCTCGGCTTCAACGCCCTGAAGCTGCTCGACCCCGAGCCCTGCCGCCCGTTCGACCGGGAACGCCGGGGAATGTCGATCGGCGAAGGCGCGGCCTTCCTCGTCCTCGAAGACGCCGAGCACGCGCGGGCCCGCGGGGCGCGCGCGTACGCGGAGCTGGCCGGCTGCGGCATGACCTCGGACGCCTTTCACGTCACCTCGCCCGATCCCGGCGGTGACGGCATGGTGCGCGCCATGCGCGCGGCGCTGGCCGCGGCGGGCCTGCCGCCCGCGGCGGTCGGCTACTGCAATGCGCACGGCACCGGGACCCTGCAGAACGATCGCATCGAGGCGCGCGCGCTGCGGCAGGTCTTCGGCGACGGCGGGCTGCTGGTGAGCTCGACGAAGTCGATGATCGGCCACACGATGGCTGCCGCCGGCAGCCTGGAGGCGCTGGCCACGATCCTGGCGCTCGGCCACGAGACCGTGCCGCCCACGGCGAGCCTTCGCACTCCGGATGCCGACGTGCCCTTCGACTGCGTGGCGGGCCAGGCCCGCGAGGCTCCGCTGGAGTACGCCATCTCGAACTCGTTCGGCTTCGGCGGCCAGAACGTCACGTTACTGTTCCGGCGAGCATGA
- a CDS encoding beta-ketoacyl synthase N-terminal-like domain-containing protein, with amino-acid sequence MSIPVVITGVGVVHASAIGGADALAGALSATAPDLRPIDALPEDLIDETELRRLSRVCQLAVAAGRLAVADAGVEPGAALGLIVGTEFGDFSSTRAFADGFLKAGPAGLSALQFPNTVMNTMAAATTIALTARSSSLTLNARVVAGELALARAAAAIAAGRARTLIAGGVDQVEPLVAEALPALGEPAVEGEGATFLVLESGDSARARGARVLARIAGTASRALAARPHGVGRHDGSRAIPAALQAAGLDAGAIGWVYDSASGDAVRDAWQARLLARALAPAEPLRASLRSRLGAHAGVSAMGLAAAAWTTGSGHLPWRGAAARGPGLVYGLARGGTEVALVVR; translated from the coding sequence ATGAGCATCCCGGTCGTCATCACCGGCGTGGGCGTGGTCCACGCTAGCGCCATCGGCGGCGCCGACGCGCTGGCCGGCGCCCTGTCGGCGACGGCGCCGGACCTGCGGCCGATCGACGCTCTTCCCGAGGATCTGATCGACGAGACCGAGCTGCGGCGGCTCTCGCGCGTGTGCCAGCTCGCCGTGGCGGCCGGACGGCTGGCCGTCGCCGATGCCGGCGTGGAGCCGGGTGCCGCGCTGGGCCTGATCGTCGGGACGGAGTTCGGTGACTTCTCCTCCACGCGAGCCTTCGCCGACGGCTTCTTGAAGGCGGGCCCCGCAGGCTTGTCGGCCCTGCAGTTTCCCAACACGGTCATGAACACGATGGCCGCCGCGACGACGATCGCGCTGACGGCGCGATCGTCCTCGCTCACGCTCAACGCCCGTGTCGTCGCGGGCGAGCTCGCGCTGGCCCGGGCCGCCGCGGCCATCGCTGCCGGTCGGGCCCGGACGCTGATCGCCGGCGGCGTGGATCAGGTGGAGCCCCTCGTCGCCGAGGCGCTGCCCGCCCTCGGCGAGCCGGCGGTGGAGGGGGAGGGCGCCACGTTTCTGGTCCTGGAATCCGGCGACTCGGCGCGGGCACGGGGTGCGCGCGTGCTGGCCCGGATCGCCGGCACGGCTTCGCGCGCGCTCGCCGCACGTCCGCACGGTGTCGGCCGTCACGACGGCTCCCGCGCCATTCCGGCTGCGCTCCAGGCCGCCGGTCTGGATGCCGGGGCCATCGGCTGGGTGTACGACTCGGCCTCGGGCGACGCAGTCCGAGACGCCTGGCAAGCGCGGCTGCTCGCCCGGGCGCTGGCGCCGGCCGAGCCGCTGCGGGCGAGCCTGCGTTCCCGGCTGGGGGCTCATGCCGGCGTGAGCGCGATGGGGCTCGCCGCGGCGGCGTGGACGACCGGGTCCGGTCATCTGCCGTGGCGCGGAGCTGCTGCTCGCGGTCCCGGCCTCGTCTACGGCCTCGCCCGAGGCGGCACCGAGGTCGCGCTGGTCGTCCGGTGA